A window of the Physeter macrocephalus isolate SW-GA chromosome 7, ASM283717v5, whole genome shotgun sequence genome harbors these coding sequences:
- the LOC102987467 gene encoding MORF4 family-associated protein 1 — MRPLDIVELAEPEEVEVLEPEEDFEQFLLPVINEMREDIAALTREHGRAYLRNRSKLWEMDNMLIQIKTQVEASEESALNHLQNADDGVEGRGSKRCEKAEEKAKEIAKMAEMLVELVRRIEKSESS, encoded by the coding sequence ATGCGGCCCTTGGACATCGTGGAGCTGGCAGAGCCGGAGGAGGTGGAGGTGCTGGAGCCCGAGGAGGACTTCGAGCAGTTCCTGCTCCCGGTCATCAACGAGATGCGCGAGGACATCGCGGCGCTCACCCGCGAGCACGGGAGAGCCTACCTGCGGAACCGGAGCAAGCTGTGGGAGATGGACAATATGCTCATCCAGATCAAGACGCAGGTGGaggcctcggaggagagcgcgcTCAACCATCTGCAGAATGCGGACGACGGAGTCGAAGGCAGAGGGTCCAAACGGTGCGAGAAGGCTGAGGAGAAGGCCAAGGAGATCGCGAAGATGGCAGAGATGCTGGTGGAGCTGGTCCGGCGGATAGAGAAGAGCGAGTCGTCCTGA